A portion of the Bifidobacterium bifidum ATCC 29521 = JCM 1255 = DSM 20456 genome contains these proteins:
- a CDS encoding WhiB family transcriptional regulator: MSSAFDWRAKAACRDKDPELFFPVGNTGAAYQQIEEAKAVCRTCKVIDACLKCALDTNQDYGVWGGLSEDERRALKRRAMRARRSQAMQLQV; encoded by the coding sequence ATGAGCAGCGCTTTTGATTGGCGTGCCAAGGCAGCATGTCGAGACAAGGACCCGGAACTGTTTTTCCCGGTGGGAAACACGGGAGCCGCATACCAGCAGATCGAGGAAGCTAAGGCGGTCTGCCGCACCTGCAAGGTGATTGACGCCTGTCTGAAGTGCGCGTTGGACACCAATCAGGATTATGGTGTCTGGGGCGGTCTGAGCGAAGACGAACGCCGCGCCCTGAAGCGTCGAGCGATGCGCGCGCGTCGCTCCCAGGCCATGCAGCTGCAGGTCTGA
- a CDS encoding sensor histidine kinase: protein MADFTHILATRPDFTESDREWLHHLVADWQVIADLSFADLLLIVQDGDGNYRIVEQCRPSTVMTLRIDDAVGALVAPEMVGELDAAMQSKTVFRSTVLRAVGKSTVCNVYAPVRHDGKTLGLVVRETNMATRESNGRYESESINAGKQLYEMIPRGQFPYVNAIMSQRHVARVSDGFIMLTQEGIVRYASPNAISCFRRLGCLMTMQGHFLSEIGTDLLRRNDPVPEALPMVLMGKDAVDSEINANRSAVSVRSLPLYDNNGRTGAIILCRDVTELRRREVELQTKNATISEIHHRVKNNLQAVSALLRLQARKTKSSEVKKELEEAQRRVQTIAMVHEGLSQTADEIVDFDKVISNQLKMSVDLATMCDQHIHIDYVGKFGMMPAQDATPLSLVLTELITNCVEHGFEGRKEGHITISAGRSGNSLNVVVEDDGSGLANEEHDGLARSSGSGLGTQIINTFVTNDFGGSVRWEPRHEGGTRVILDMTLRAAQNE, encoded by the coding sequence ATGGCTGATTTCACACACATTCTGGCTACTCGACCTGACTTCACCGAAAGCGATCGCGAATGGCTGCACCATCTGGTCGCCGACTGGCAGGTGATCGCCGATCTGAGCTTCGCCGACCTGCTGCTGATCGTGCAGGACGGCGACGGCAACTACCGCATCGTCGAGCAGTGCAGGCCCTCCACCGTGATGACCCTGAGAATCGATGACGCCGTCGGCGCGCTGGTCGCCCCGGAAATGGTGGGGGAGCTGGATGCCGCCATGCAGTCGAAGACCGTGTTCAGGTCCACTGTGCTCAGGGCGGTCGGCAAATCCACGGTCTGCAACGTGTACGCCCCCGTCCGTCATGACGGCAAGACGCTGGGGCTCGTCGTGCGTGAGACCAACATGGCCACGCGCGAGTCGAACGGCCGGTACGAGTCCGAAAGCATCAACGCGGGCAAGCAGTTGTACGAGATGATTCCCCGTGGCCAGTTCCCCTACGTCAACGCGATCATGAGCCAGCGCCATGTTGCGCGTGTCTCGGACGGCTTCATCATGCTCACGCAGGAGGGCATCGTACGCTACGCCTCGCCCAACGCCATCAGCTGCTTCAGAAGGCTGGGATGCCTGATGACGATGCAGGGGCATTTCCTCAGCGAAATCGGCACCGACTTGCTGCGTCGCAACGATCCAGTCCCCGAAGCGCTGCCGATGGTGCTGATGGGCAAGGATGCAGTGGATTCCGAAATCAACGCCAACCGATCCGCGGTATCCGTCCGGTCGCTGCCCCTGTACGACAACAACGGGCGCACCGGGGCGATCATCCTGTGCCGTGACGTCACCGAGCTGCGCAGGCGTGAGGTCGAACTGCAGACCAAGAACGCCACGATCTCGGAGATCCACCATCGTGTCAAGAACAACCTGCAGGCGGTCTCTGCGCTGCTCAGGCTCCAGGCGCGCAAGACGAAGTCCAGTGAGGTCAAAAAAGAGCTTGAAGAGGCACAGCGCCGCGTGCAGACCATCGCCATGGTGCACGAGGGACTGAGCCAGACCGCCGATGAGATCGTCGATTTCGACAAGGTCATCTCCAACCAGCTGAAGATGAGCGTCGACTTGGCCACGATGTGCGACCAGCACATCCACATCGATTACGTCGGCAAATTCGGCATGATGCCCGCACAGGATGCGACCCCACTGTCACTGGTGCTCACCGAGCTCATCACCAACTGTGTGGAGCATGGTTTCGAGGGACGCAAGGAGGGGCATATCACCATCTCCGCCGGGCGCAGCGGCAACAGCCTCAATGTCGTGGTGGAGGATGACGGGTCGGGGCTCGCCAACGAGGAACACGACGGTCTGGCACGCTCCTCGGGCTCCGGATTGGGCACGCAGATCATCAACACGTTCGTCACCAACGATTTCGGCGGCAGCGTGCGCTGGGAGCCGCGTCACGAAGGCGGCACCCGGGTCATCCTCGACATGACGCTGCGTGCGGCGCAGAACGAGTGA
- the trhA gene encoding PAQR family membrane homeostasis protein TrhA: MAVQDDATVAAKRAAVIKAREVALQAKADAMRAKSRAKAEAIRHKAEEKATRTLAKGEAHAARIEGIAPAEVERKIRLDVHGRPKPLMRGWIHAIATPLSLAAGIVLICLAHGAPLKWACVVFMTCSLILFGNSAAYHLGDWSPRVTDVLRRIDHVNIFLLIAGTYTPVSFALAPHMRNAIIAGIWSCTLVALIIHVIWISAPRWLYTVVYIVFGVSGVAFMYFFWVSPAAGPAVVVLLASGGACYILGAIVYALRKPDPWPRVFGFHEIFHCGTVAGYACHMVAIYMVIVHLWP, translated from the coding sequence ATGGCAGTACAGGACGACGCGACGGTGGCAGCGAAGCGAGCCGCTGTCATCAAGGCGCGGGAAGTCGCATTGCAGGCGAAGGCCGACGCGATGAGGGCGAAATCCCGCGCGAAGGCCGAGGCGATCCGACATAAGGCCGAGGAAAAAGCCACCAGGACCCTCGCCAAGGGCGAGGCCCACGCCGCGCGCATCGAGGGAATCGCCCCGGCGGAAGTGGAGCGCAAGATCCGTCTCGACGTGCACGGACGGCCCAAGCCATTGATGAGAGGGTGGATTCACGCAATCGCCACGCCACTGTCGCTCGCCGCCGGCATCGTCCTGATATGCCTGGCCCACGGCGCGCCCCTGAAATGGGCTTGCGTGGTGTTCATGACCTGCTCGCTGATCCTGTTTGGCAACTCAGCCGCCTACCACCTCGGCGACTGGTCGCCCCGCGTGACCGACGTGCTGCGGCGCATCGACCACGTGAACATCTTCCTGCTCATCGCGGGCACATATACGCCGGTGTCGTTCGCGCTCGCCCCGCATATGCGCAACGCCATCATCGCCGGCATATGGAGCTGCACGCTGGTGGCGCTCATCATCCATGTGATCTGGATCAGCGCCCCGCGCTGGCTGTATACCGTCGTCTACATCGTGTTCGGAGTCTCCGGCGTGGCGTTCATGTACTTCTTCTGGGTCTCCCCCGCCGCCGGCCCTGCCGTCGTGGTGCTGCTGGCCTCGGGAGGCGCCTGCTACATCCTCGGCGCCATCGTCTACGCGCTACGCAAGCCTGACCCGTGGCCACGCGTCTTCGGATTCCATGAGATCTTCCACTGCGGCACCGTCGCCGGCTACGCCTGCCACATGGTCGCGATCTACATGGTGATCGTGCATCTCTGGCCGTGA
- a CDS encoding FKBP-type peptidyl-prolyl cis-trans isomerase, whose amino-acid sequence MANMPEVNAVFGAAPEIAFPSDEAPKGLKAVEIVEGDGPMVRRGDTVTVNYHGVVWGKNTPFDSSFARHQPASFGIGVGQVIRGWDQTVPGHNVGSRLVVSIPPEYGYGSQGMPAAGIGGGDTLVFVIDIISTR is encoded by the coding sequence ATGGCGAACATGCCTGAGGTCAATGCCGTGTTTGGCGCGGCGCCGGAGATCGCTTTCCCGTCGGACGAGGCGCCGAAGGGATTGAAGGCCGTGGAGATCGTCGAGGGTGACGGGCCGATGGTCCGCCGCGGCGACACGGTGACCGTGAACTATCACGGTGTGGTCTGGGGCAAGAACACGCCCTTCGATTCGAGCTTCGCCCGCCACCAGCCGGCAAGCTTCGGCATCGGCGTCGGTCAGGTGATTCGCGGCTGGGATCAGACCGTTCCCGGCCACAACGTCGGCTCCCGTCTGGTCGTGTCGATTCCGCCGGAGTATGGCTATGGCAGCCAGGGCATGCCGGCGGCCGGCATCGGCGGCGGCGACACACTCGTATTCGTCATCGACATCATCTCGACCCGCTGA
- a CDS encoding L-serine ammonia-lyase, which yields MFSVLDMFTIGVGPSSSHTVGPMCAAQAFASSLEESGAVSRVGRIRVVLYGSLSLTGLGHGTDRAILAGLEGNVPATVDTDYLLSVRERCAHDGTIHVNGTNAIAYDDDGDMVFDRWKRLAPHPNGMRFQAFDAQGNIIDEQVWYSIGGGFIRRGRIDDALISNHEQTPASSQPPKDSGNDETAEYGDGVPYPFVSCDGLIDLCRKHHLSIADVVWANETARRSPQEVRDRLTRIWNVMSHCIDAGCASATPTLPGGLDVPRRAPLMYRRLAANSDVLRRDRRISSALESSDSAWVALFAMSVSEENAGGGRVVTAPTNGSAGIIPAVLEYYWHFVESADDEGVRTFLLTAGAVGYLFKRNASISGAEVGCQGEVGVACSMAAAGLAAVMGGTPEQVENAAEIGIEHNLGLTCDPVGGLVQIPCIERNAMAANTAINAVRMAMLGDGSHIVSLDQAIATMKQTGEDMMSKYKETSKGGLAVNVVEC from the coding sequence ATGTTCAGTGTTCTCGACATGTTCACCATCGGTGTGGGCCCCAGCTCGTCGCACACCGTCGGCCCGATGTGCGCGGCGCAGGCGTTCGCCTCGTCACTGGAGGAATCTGGCGCCGTGTCGCGCGTCGGCCGTATCCGCGTCGTCCTGTACGGGTCACTGTCGCTGACCGGACTCGGCCACGGCACCGACCGCGCGATTCTCGCCGGATTGGAAGGCAACGTACCCGCCACAGTTGATACGGATTACCTGCTTTCAGTCCGAGAACGCTGCGCGCATGACGGAACCATCCATGTCAACGGCACGAACGCCATCGCATACGATGACGACGGCGACATGGTCTTCGACCGGTGGAAGCGGCTCGCCCCGCATCCCAATGGCATGCGGTTCCAGGCGTTCGACGCCCAGGGCAACATCATCGACGAGCAGGTCTGGTATTCGATAGGCGGAGGGTTCATCCGCCGCGGACGGATCGACGACGCGCTGATCTCGAACCACGAGCAGACGCCGGCGTCGTCGCAGCCACCGAAGGACTCCGGGAACGACGAGACGGCCGAATACGGCGACGGCGTGCCATACCCCTTCGTATCATGCGATGGCCTGATCGACCTGTGTCGGAAGCACCATCTGAGCATCGCCGACGTCGTCTGGGCGAACGAAACGGCCCGGCGCTCGCCGCAGGAGGTGCGTGACCGGCTCACGCGAATCTGGAACGTGATGAGCCACTGTATCGACGCCGGGTGCGCCAGCGCGACGCCGACGCTGCCGGGAGGTCTGGACGTGCCCCGCCGCGCCCCGCTGATGTACCGGCGTCTCGCGGCCAACAGCGACGTGCTCAGACGCGACCGCCGCATCTCTTCGGCGCTGGAATCCTCCGATTCCGCATGGGTGGCGTTGTTCGCCATGTCGGTGAGCGAGGAGAACGCCGGCGGCGGCCGGGTCGTCACCGCGCCTACCAACGGTTCGGCCGGCATCATTCCGGCCGTGCTGGAATACTACTGGCACTTTGTCGAGTCCGCCGACGACGAGGGCGTCAGGACGTTCCTGCTGACCGCCGGCGCGGTCGGATACCTGTTCAAGCGCAACGCCTCGATCTCCGGAGCGGAAGTGGGATGCCAAGGCGAGGTCGGCGTCGCCTGCTCGATGGCGGCCGCCGGTCTGGCCGCGGTGATGGGCGGCACTCCGGAGCAGGTGGAGAACGCGGCGGAGATCGGCATCGAGCACAATCTCGGCCTCACCTGCGATCCGGTGGGCGGTCTGGTGCAGATTCCGTGCATCGAGCGTAACGCGATGGCCGCGAACACCGCGATCAACGCCGTGCGCATGGCCATGCTCGGAGACGGCTCCCACATCGTCAGCCTGGATCAGGCCATCGCCACGATGAAGCAGACCGGCGAGGACATGATGTCGAAATACAAGGAGACCTCGAAGGGCGGTCTGGCGGTCAACGTCGTCGAATGCTAG
- a CDS encoding GreA/GreB family elongation factor: MGEEKSVLLTQEAFDTLKDELAHRQGQYREEITKRIAAARAEGDLSENGGYQAAREEQAKNEGRINELTVKLRNATIVEAPKAGKVGNGSLVTLELAGREMTYALGSRDIKVATKYDVISPESPIGAAILGANEGDTVSYKAPNGREISVVIKEAKPLS; this comes from the coding sequence ATGGGTGAGGAAAAATCCGTTCTGCTGACGCAGGAGGCTTTCGACACGCTGAAGGATGAGCTGGCGCATCGACAGGGCCAGTACCGCGAGGAAATCACCAAGCGCATCGCGGCAGCCCGCGCCGAGGGCGATTTGTCGGAGAACGGCGGTTACCAGGCCGCGCGCGAGGAGCAGGCGAAGAACGAGGGCCGCATCAACGAGCTCACCGTCAAGCTGCGCAACGCCACCATCGTCGAAGCTCCCAAGGCCGGCAAGGTCGGCAACGGGTCGCTGGTGACGCTGGAGCTCGCCGGCCGCGAGATGACGTATGCGCTGGGCTCGCGCGACATCAAGGTCGCGACGAAGTACGACGTGATCAGCCCCGAGTCTCCCATCGGCGCCGCCATTCTGGGCGCCAACGAGGGAGATACGGTGAGCTACAAGGCCCCCAACGGCCGTGAGATTTCCGTTGTCATCAAGGAAGCGAAGCCTCTGAGCTGA